In Sphaeramia orbicularis chromosome 5, fSphaOr1.1, whole genome shotgun sequence, a genomic segment contains:
- the LOC115419792 gene encoding isocitrate dehydrogenase [NAD] subunit beta, mitochondrial-like isoform X2: protein MPVMMAAALRGSLVTLVKGLSSPRWQQLASRPLSVTAGLCSPEAPPPRADATFKVTMVPGDGVGPELMTAVKEVFKAGDVPVEFEEFHLSEVQNMASEEKLEQVLSSMMTNKVAIKGKIHTPMEFKGELASYEMRLRRKLDLFANVVHVNSLPGYSTRHNNLDLVIIREQTEGEYSSLEHESVSGVIECLKIITREKSRRIAKFAFDYATKKGRSKVTAVHKANIMKLGDGLFLQSCAEVAQLYPKIKYENIIIDNCCMQLVQNPYQFDVLVMPNLYGNIIDNLAAGLVGGAGVVPGESYSAEYAVFETGARHPFAQAVGRNIANPTAMLLSAANMLRHLNLEYHSQMVSDAVKRVIKQGKVRTGDLGGYATSDEFTPRRHC from the exons ATGCCTGTAATGATGGCGGCCGCCTTGAGAGGAAGCCTGGTAACATTGGTCAAG GGTCTGAGTAGTCCCCGATGGCAGCAGCTGGCCTCTCGACCTCTGAGTGTGACTGCAGGTCTCTGCAGTCCAGAAGCTCCTCCGCCCCGCGCAGATGCAACCTTTAAGGTCACAATGGTACCAGGTGATGGAGTGGGACCTGAACTAATGACTGCTGTCAAAGAAGTGTTTAAG GCAGGTGATGTTCCAGTTGAATTTGAGGAGTTTCATCTAAGCGAGGTACAGAACATGGCCAGTGAGGAGAAGTTGGAGCAAGTGTTGTCATCTATGATGACCAACAAAGTGGCAATTAAAG GAAAGATTCACACGCCCATGGAGTTCAAAGGGGAGTTGGCCTCCTATGAGATGAGACTGAG GCGTAAACTGGACCTGTTTGCTAATGTGGTTCATGTGAACAGCCTGCCGGGCTACAGCACTCGCCACAACAACTTGGACCTTGTCATCATCCGTGAACAGACTGAGGGGGAGTACAGCTCCCTGGAACATGAG AGTGTTTCAGGTGTGATTGAATGTTTGAAGATCATCACCAGGGAAAAATCACGCCGCATCGCCAAGTTTGCCTTCGATTATGCCACTAAGAAGGGACGAAGCAAGGTTACTGCTGTTCACAAGGCTAACATCAT GAAACTGGGTGACGGCCTGTTTCTGCAGAGCTGTGCAGAGGTGGCCCAACTGTATCCCAAAATCAAATATGAGAACATAATCATTGATAACTGTTGCATGCAG ctTGTCCAGAACCCGTACCAGTTTGATGTGCTGGTGATGCCCAACCTTTACGGTAACATTATTGATAACCTGGCAGCGGGGCTGGTCGGAGGAGCCGGGGTTGTTCCTGGAGAAAGCTACAGTGCAGAGTATGCTGTCTTTGAGACT GGTGCACGTCACCCCTTTGCACAAGCTGTAGGAAGGAACATCGCCAACCCCACAGCCATGCTGCTCAGTGCTGCTAACATGCTCAGGCACCTCAA TCTCGAATATCACTCCCAGATGGTGTCGGATGCTGTCAAGAGGGTCATCAAACAGGGCAAG GTGCGTACTGGAGACCTGGGGGGCTATGCCACAAGCGACGAGTTCACCCCGCGCCGTCATTGCTAA
- the LOC115419792 gene encoding isocitrate dehydrogenase [NAD] subunit beta, mitochondrial-like isoform X1, producing MPVMMAAALRGSLVTLVKGLSSPRWQQLASRPLSVTAGLCSPEAPPPRADATFKVTMVPGDGVGPELMTAVKEVFKAGDVPVEFEEFHLSEVQNMASEEKLEQVLSSMMTNKVAIKGKIHTPMEFKGELASYEMRLRRKLDLFANVVHVNSLPGYSTRHNNLDLVIIREQTEGEYSSLEHESVSGVIECLKIITREKSRRIAKFAFDYATKKGRSKVTAVHKANIMKLGDGLFLQSCAEVAQLYPKIKYENIIIDNCCMQLVQNPYQFDVLVMPNLYGNIIDNLAAGLVGGAGVVPGESYSAEYAVFETGARHPFAQAVGRNIANPTAMLLSAANMLRHLNLEYHSQMVSDAVKRVIKQGKVRTRDLGGYSTTGDFVRAVVENLRHRPVY from the exons ATGCCTGTAATGATGGCGGCCGCCTTGAGAGGAAGCCTGGTAACATTGGTCAAG GGTCTGAGTAGTCCCCGATGGCAGCAGCTGGCCTCTCGACCTCTGAGTGTGACTGCAGGTCTCTGCAGTCCAGAAGCTCCTCCGCCCCGCGCAGATGCAACCTTTAAGGTCACAATGGTACCAGGTGATGGAGTGGGACCTGAACTAATGACTGCTGTCAAAGAAGTGTTTAAG GCAGGTGATGTTCCAGTTGAATTTGAGGAGTTTCATCTAAGCGAGGTACAGAACATGGCCAGTGAGGAGAAGTTGGAGCAAGTGTTGTCATCTATGATGACCAACAAAGTGGCAATTAAAG GAAAGATTCACACGCCCATGGAGTTCAAAGGGGAGTTGGCCTCCTATGAGATGAGACTGAG GCGTAAACTGGACCTGTTTGCTAATGTGGTTCATGTGAACAGCCTGCCGGGCTACAGCACTCGCCACAACAACTTGGACCTTGTCATCATCCGTGAACAGACTGAGGGGGAGTACAGCTCCCTGGAACATGAG AGTGTTTCAGGTGTGATTGAATGTTTGAAGATCATCACCAGGGAAAAATCACGCCGCATCGCCAAGTTTGCCTTCGATTATGCCACTAAGAAGGGACGAAGCAAGGTTACTGCTGTTCACAAGGCTAACATCAT GAAACTGGGTGACGGCCTGTTTCTGCAGAGCTGTGCAGAGGTGGCCCAACTGTATCCCAAAATCAAATATGAGAACATAATCATTGATAACTGTTGCATGCAG ctTGTCCAGAACCCGTACCAGTTTGATGTGCTGGTGATGCCCAACCTTTACGGTAACATTATTGATAACCTGGCAGCGGGGCTGGTCGGAGGAGCCGGGGTTGTTCCTGGAGAAAGCTACAGTGCAGAGTATGCTGTCTTTGAGACT GGTGCACGTCACCCCTTTGCACAAGCTGTAGGAAGGAACATCGCCAACCCCACAGCCATGCTGCTCAGTGCTGCTAACATGCTCAGGCACCTCAA TCTCGAATATCACTCCCAGATGGTGTCGGATGCTGTCAAGAGGGTCATCAAACAGGGCAAG GTACGGACACGAGACCTTGGTGGGTACTCTACCACTGGCGATTTTGTGCGTGCTGTTGTGGAAAACCTGCGTCACCGACCTGTTTACTAA